The genomic window CCAAAAACTCCCCTTGGTCCAACTGTGCTTCGCCAGCCGTCAAACCCTGTGCCAGAAAAATATCCAGATGCTCGTCCGAATAAGCGATCGCATTGTGTATGGTGCACAGATAGCGCCAATCGGTAGCGATGTAGCCAGTTTCTTCACGCAATTCTCTTTTTGCACAGAGCAAGGGGTCTTCGCCAGCGTCAATTTTTCCAGCTGGGAATTCGAGAAAAACCCGATTTAGTGGATAGCGAAATTGGCGCTCCAGCAAGACTGAGCCATCTTCAAATAAGGGCAAGATCACCACGGCACCTGGATGCTTGATGTACTCGCGACTAACTTGTTGGCCGTCCGGCAGGCGTACGGTGTCTTTTTCTATTTGAAGAAAACTACCTTGATAAGCGCGCCTACTATCTGTTTGAACTTCCGCCAGATGCGGATTACTAGCGGGATCAAAATCTAACATGGCGAACTTATTTTTTTAGATAGCGATACACGAAGCCAGGAAAAGCGATCACCAGAAATAGACAGGCGGTGACCGCATAAAACTCCCAAGTCTGGATGAAGCGATTGCCAGTCGCCGTTTCGAGCATAAAGGCGAATCCACCCAAAATAAAATACAGGCTAATCAGCTCTAGCAAACGAAACCAGAATGGTTTCACAGGAAAGGCGCGCAAGGCGAGCATGCCAAAGCAGCGCTCATTAAAAAAGGGCAGGTTCGCTGCCAGCAAGGACAGCAAAATCAACAACCAACTAGCAGAAGTAAGATTCAAAACTAAGTCCTCTTGCTAATGACTTAGGAGGCCAATGTTTTGACGATGGCAGCGGAACATGCAGTCATCAAAGAGTCTGGCATTAAACCCAGCGCCAACACCGCCAGACCATTCACGCTTAAGACTATGCGCATGTCGGTATCAGCGACGATGACGCCTTGGTCAGCAGGCTCATCAAAATACATTAATTTAACTACGCGCAAATAGTAGAAGGCCCCGATCAAGGAGAACAGCACAGCCAGCACAGCCAACCAGATTTGCCCGGATGCCAACACCGCCTGCAGCACCGACAATTTTGCATAAAAGCCCATCAATGGTGGAATACCTGCCAAAGAGAACATCAGCAACAACATCACGAAGGCAAACCAAGGGCTACGTTTATTCAAGCCCTTCAGGTCGGACAGATTCTCGGCCTCAAAGCCAGAGCGCGCTAACAACATGATCACGCCAAAACTACCCAGGGTAGTCAGGACATAAGTAATGCTATAAAACATAGATGCACTATACGCATCTGCGGCCAAATTGATGTTGCCATTGGATACGCCTGACAACAGGCCCAATAACATGAAACCCATCTGAGAAATCGTAGAATATGCCAACATACGTTTCAAGTTGGTTTGCGCTATAGCAGTGATATTTCCTATTGCCATAGACAGCACCGCCAAGACCATCAGCATCTGTTGCCAATCAACTGCCCGAGGGAATAAACCTTCTACCAAAATACGGAAACATATCGCAAACGCCGCAAGTTTTGGCGCCCCACCCAGCAACAAAGTGACTGCCGTTGGTGAGCCTTGATACACGTCCGGAACCCACATATGGAAAGGCACGGTGCCCAGTTTAAAGGCCAGGCCAGAAACCACAAAGACGATACCGAATACCAAGATGGTTTTGTTCGCGGTAGGTGATGCCGCTGCCTTGGCAATCGCGCTCAAATCAAGGGTACCGGTTGCGCCATACAGCATGGAAATACCGTACAGTAAAAATCCTGAAGCCAAGGCCCCCAAGATGAAGTATTTCATGGCAGCTTCGGTCGACAGCGTATGCTCACGACGCAGTGCAACCAAGGCGTACAGCGACAAGGACATCAACTCCAAACCCAGATAAATAATCAGCAGATTATTTCCTGAAATCATGATCATCTGACCTAATAATGAGAACAAGGCCAGCACGTAAAATTCGCCACCCAACATACCGCTAGTCATACCTCTATCCGCCACATACTGCCTACCGTAAATCAAAGTCACACCGACTGCGATATAGGAAAACAATTTCAATAGATTCGACATAGGATCAGAGAC from Undibacterium parvum includes these protein-coding regions:
- a CDS encoding DUF2818 family protein: MNLTSASWLLILLSLLAANLPFFNERCFGMLALRAFPVKPFWFRLLELISLYFILGGFAFMLETATGNRFIQTWEFYAVTACLFLVIAFPGFVYRYLKK
- the nuoN gene encoding NADH-quinone oxidoreductase subunit NuoN is translated as MNLIPLYPEIFLLLAICVILLVDMFLADDKRNITYVLSLLSLTVCGALTMLNSDGGTVYISSNMFVSDPMSNLLKLFSYIAVGVTLIYGRQYVADRGMTSGMLGGEFYVLALFSLLGQMIMISGNNLLIIYLGLELMSLSLYALVALRREHTLSTEAAMKYFILGALASGFLLYGISMLYGATGTLDLSAIAKAAASPTANKTILVFGIVFVVSGLAFKLGTVPFHMWVPDVYQGSPTAVTLLLGGAPKLAAFAICFRILVEGLFPRAVDWQQMLMVLAVLSMAIGNITAIAQTNLKRMLAYSTISQMGFMLLGLLSGVSNGNINLAADAYSASMFYSITYVLTTLGSFGVIMLLARSGFEAENLSDLKGLNKRSPWFAFVMLLLMFSLAGIPPLMGFYAKLSVLQAVLASGQIWLAVLAVLFSLIGAFYYLRVVKLMYFDEPADQGVIVADTDMRIVLSVNGLAVLALGLMPDSLMTACSAAIVKTLAS
- a CDS encoding NUDIX domain-containing protein; its protein translation is MLDFDPASNPHLAEVQTDSRRAYQGSFLQIEKDTVRLPDGQQVSREYIKHPGAVVILPLFEDGSVLLERQFRYPLNRVFLEFPAGKIDAGEDPLLCAKRELREETGYIATDWRYLCTIHNAIAYSDEHLDIFLAQGLTAGEAQLDQGEFLETFKAPLSQVLEWVKLGKITDVKTIIGCFWLEKILKERW